One window from the genome of Vicia villosa cultivar HV-30 ecotype Madison, WI unplaced genomic scaffold, Vvil1.0 ctg.002304F_1_1, whole genome shotgun sequence encodes:
- the LOC131638387 gene encoding heat stress transcription factor C-1-like → MGMEQNNMIAPFIMKTYHMVNEPNTDNLIKWGPSNNSFIVLDPLEFSHSLLPLFFKHNNFSSFVRQLNTYGFRKVDPDRWEFANEWFLRGQKHLLKNIVRKKHVGGVGNGRNNNNNNNNYYSNEVKFEDFEEDEAMVTEILKLKEEQRNLDEELQGMNKRLETTEKRPQQMMAFLCNVVEDPQILSRILNQREKQIVLDKKKRRLISPVTTSTSSDSSGMAVGSFVKTEFEEDEVTVANNMMSSSPETGFEIDYFHRAPPLGVTPAVGGWWGQTQIGQMGYGYDCKVSPTPLTEVSPAAPFMGGVNSGDGKMGGVEIFSEIAAENSSLPPYPFSLLDGGF, encoded by the exons ATGGGGATGGAGCAAAACAACATGATCGCACCGTTCATTATGAAGACATATCACATGGTTAACGAACCAAACACCGATAACCTTATCAAGTGGGGCCCATCTAACAACAGTTTCATCGTCCTCGACCCCCTCGAATTCTCTCACTCCCTTCTCCCTCTTTTCTTCAAACACAACAACTTCTCTAGCTTCGTTCGTCAACTCAACACCTAC GGTTTCAGAAAAGTTGATCCGGATCGTTGGGAATTTGCGAATGAGTGGTTTCTTAGAGGACAAAAGCACTTATTGAAGAACATAGTTAGAAAAAAGCACGTTGGTGGagttggaaatggaaggaacaataataataataataataactattattctAACGAAGTGAAGTTTGAggattttgaagaagatgaagctatGGTGACAGAAATATTGAAGctgaaagaagaacaaagaaatTTAGATGAAGAGCTTCAAGGGATGAACAAGAGATTAGAAACAACAGAGAAACGACCACAACAAATGATGGCTTTTCTTTGCAATGTCGTTGAAGATCCTCAGATTCTGTCTAGGATACTTAACCAGAGAGAGAAGCAAATAGTTCTTGATAAGAAAAAAAGACGGTTGATATCTCCGGTGACTACCTCGACTTCCTCGGACTCGTCTGGCATGGCGGTTGGGAGTTTTGTCAAGACGGAGTTTGAGGAAGACGAGGTAACCGTTGCTAATAATATGATGTCGTCGTCGCCGGAGACGGGTTTCGAAATTGATTATTTCCACCGTGCGCCGCCGTTGGGAGTGACGCCGGCGGTGGGAGGTTGGTGGGGTCAGACGCAGATTGGACAAATGGGGTATGGATATGATTGCAAAGTTTCTCCGACGCCGTTGACGGAAGTGTCTCCGGCGGCACCGTTTATGGGGGGTGTGAATAGTGGCGATGGTAAAATGGGGGGTGTGGAAATTTTCAGTGAAATAGCGGCGGAGAATAGTTCGTTGCCACCTTATCCCTTTTCTTTGTTGGATGGTGGCTTTTAG